In a genomic window of Bacteroidota bacterium:
- a CDS encoding fumarylacetoacetate hydrolase family protein: MKLVTYRQQHGEHMGILAHNDRVYPIAEIDEKIPDDLGLLLLEEERTMFQVRYYNDAIQQNADAYKSIALSEVTLLAPVPRPTSCRDGYAFRQHVASARRNRSVPMIEEFDSYPIFYFTNHNAIQGPGEIWCMPDHFQKLDFELEIAVVIGKKGRNIKAADADKYIAGYTIMNDISARTLQMEEMLLNLGPAKGKDFSTVIGPWFVTPDELEKYIVPAKPNHTGNNHNLQMVCRVNGIQVSQGNVGDMDWTFAEIIERCAYGVDIWPGDVIGSGTVGTGCFLELNGTGLLYDKEYKPQWLKENDVVEMEITGLGLLSTTIRKVDTDFSILTLKK, from the coding sequence ATGAAACTAGTAACCTACAGACAACAACACGGCGAGCACATGGGCATACTTGCACATAACGACCGCGTATATCCCATTGCCGAAATCGATGAGAAAATTCCTGACGATTTGGGCTTATTACTTTTGGAAGAAGAGCGGACCATGTTCCAAGTTCGTTATTATAATGATGCTATACAACAAAATGCCGATGCTTATAAAAGTATAGCACTAAGTGAGGTCACATTACTAGCCCCTGTGCCCCGTCCTACTTCCTGCCGCGATGGTTATGCATTTCGCCAACATGTGGCTTCAGCCCGCCGCAACAGGAGTGTTCCTATGATAGAAGAATTCGATTCGTATCCTATTTTTTATTTTACGAATCACAATGCCATACAAGGGCCAGGAGAAATATGGTGCATGCCCGACCATTTTCAAAAGCTCGATTTCGAACTGGAAATTGCGGTAGTGATTGGTAAAAAAGGACGCAATATAAAAGCTGCCGATGCCGATAAATATATAGCAGGTTATACTATTATGAATGATATAAGTGCCCGCACTTTGCAAATGGAAGAAATGTTATTGAACCTTGGCCCTGCCAAAGGCAAAGACTTTAGCACCGTAATAGGTCCGTGGTTTGTAACACCCGATGAACTCGAAAAATATATAGTTCCTGCCAAACCAAATCATACAGGCAATAACCATAATTTGCAAATGGTGTGCAGGGTGAATGGTATACAAGTGTCGCAAGGCAATGTGGGCGATATGGATTGGACTTTTGCCGAGATTATTGAACGCTGTGCTTATGGCGTTGATATATGGCCCGGCGATGTAATAGGCAGTGGTACCGTAGGCACTGGCTGCTTTCTCGAACTCAATGGCACAGGCCTATTATACGATAAAGAATATAAACCACAATGGCTCAAAGAAAATGATGTGGTAGAAATGGAAATAACCGGACTGGGATTATTGAGCACTACTATTAGAAAAGTAGATACTGATTTTTCTATTTTGACGTTGAAGAAGTAA